In a genomic window of Xenopus laevis strain J_2021 chromosome 5S, Xenopus_laevis_v10.1, whole genome shotgun sequence:
- the zmat3.S gene encoding zinc finger matrin-type protein 3, with protein MIVLQHASPPPHPECSACPSTLGIGERQIMIPTAIQSQRSPVNTSHLTSLEVTQDEEFAKFLEQDPSLEDLCKHLSCKLCNVTLNSAQQAQAHYQGKNHNKKLRNYSASSSCPASSRMSHTLEITSPPAVSSLNTSSTKAGGRVILATKNDYCKLCDASFSSPVVAQAHYQGKNHAKRLRLAETPANCFMDSTECKRKTRKDGNEHKVMPMRKNSCTVQNSTGPYFNPRSRQRIPRDLAMCVTPSGQFYCSMCNAGASEELEFRQHLETKQHKSKVSEQRYRSEMENLGYM; from the exons ATGATTGTGCTGCAACATGCCAGCCCTCCACCGCATCCAGAGTGCTCTGCTTGTCCTTCCACCTTGGGAATAGGCGAAAGGCAAATCATGATCCCTACTGCCATTCAGTCTCAGAGGAGTCCTGTTAATACTTCCCATTTGACCTCCTTAGAAGTTACTCAGGATGAAGAATTTGCAAAGTTTTTGGAACAAGATCCCTCACTGGAAGATCTTTGTAAGCATCTGTCCTGCAAGCTGTGTAACGTTACTCTGAACTCAGCACAGCAGGCTCAAGCTCACTATCAG GGCAAAAATCACAACAAGAAGCTTCGCAATTACAGTGCATCGAGTAGCTGTCCTGCATCATCAAGAATGAGTCACACTCTGGAGATAACTTCGCCCCCAGCTGTATCATCACTGAAT ACTTCCTCGACAAAAGCAGGTGGGCGTGTGATTCTTGCCACTAAGAATGACTACTGCAAACTGTGTGATGCCTCTTTCAGCTCCCCAGTTGTAGCCCAAGCTCACTATCAAGGAAAGAACCATGCAAAAAGATTACGCCTAGCAGAAACACCTGCAAACTGTTTTAT GGATTCAACTGAATGTAAGAGAAAAACTCGAAAAGATGGAAATGAGCATAAGGTGATGCCAATGAGAAAAAATTCCTGCACAGTTCAGAACAGTACAG GTCCATATTTCAATCCTCGTTCTCGACAGAGAATTCCCAGAGACCTAGCCATGTGTGTCACTCCCAGTGGCCAATTTTACTGTTCAATGTGCAACGCAGGAGCCAGTGAAGAACTGGAGTTTCGGCAGCACCTAGAGACAAAGCAGCACAAAAGCAAAGTTTCTGAGCAGCGATACCGCAGTGAAATGGAAAACTTGGGATACATGTAG